From one Rubrobacter xylanophilus genomic stretch:
- a CDS encoding YIP1 family protein produces MAWRGNGSSPEDFRGALGEVWFAPTRFFRRLDPEGGLLRPALFASLVMYLNLLLETVLQAVWTGELTYALLYAPVLGFVVSAVLAPLLVAGLAALVLVVLDGAPSRRRFAPVFRALGYASGIGIVLWIPYGPLVALPYGLLVSTVAVREALGLTWGRAALGTLIPLAAALLVVLLLTGPGEAYDLLRNPPGG; encoded by the coding sequence GTGGCATGGCGCGGTAACGGAAGCTCTCCGGAGGACTTCCGGGGAGCGCTCGGTGAGGTCTGGTTCGCCCCGACCCGTTTTTTCCGGCGGCTGGATCCGGAGGGCGGGTTGCTGCGCCCGGCCCTCTTCGCCTCCCTGGTCATGTATCTAAACCTCCTCCTGGAGACTGTTCTGCAGGCCGTCTGGACCGGAGAGCTCACCTACGCTCTGCTGTACGCCCCGGTGCTGGGGTTCGTGGTCTCGGCCGTGCTCGCCCCGCTCCTCGTCGCGGGGCTGGCGGCGCTCGTGCTGGTGGTCCTCGACGGCGCCCCCTCCAGGAGGAGGTTCGCCCCCGTCTTCCGGGCGCTCGGGTACGCCTCCGGGATCGGGATCGTGCTCTGGATCCCCTACGGACCGCTGGTGGCTCTCCCCTACGGCCTGCTGGTGTCAACCGTGGCCGTGCGGGAAGCCCTGGGGCTGACCTGGGGCCGGGCGGCGCTGGGAACCCTGATACCGCTCGCCGCCGCGCTGCTGGTGGTCCTCCTGCTCACCGGCCCCGGAGAAGCCTACGACCTGCTGCGCAACCCGCCGGGAGGCTAG
- a CDS encoding ATP-binding cassette domain-containing protein — MATRQDGAPLLALRGVSKSFGAVRALTGVDFEVHAGEVVGLVGDNGAGKSTLVKIISGSYRADEGEILFEGRSVEINGPQDASNLGIATVYQDLALCDNLDVVANLFLGRESLLDGPGRAVRWMDEPSMERRSLELLDSLSVTTIRSVRTPVAALSGGQRQSVAIARSLLGEPKVVLLDEPTAALGVAQTRQVLALIRRLRERGLGVVVISHNLADVFEVTDRIVVLRLGRRVRDFDVRDATQEEVVAAITGAEFGTREEEDAG; from the coding sequence ATGGCGACGCGGCAGGATGGGGCCCCTCTGCTGGCCCTCAGGGGCGTGAGCAAGAGCTTCGGTGCCGTGCGGGCGCTCACCGGCGTGGACTTCGAAGTCCACGCCGGTGAGGTGGTGGGGCTCGTCGGGGACAACGGGGCCGGCAAGTCCACGCTCGTCAAGATCATCTCCGGCAGCTACCGGGCCGACGAGGGGGAGATCCTCTTCGAGGGCCGCAGTGTGGAGATAAACGGTCCGCAGGACGCCAGCAACCTCGGCATCGCCACCGTCTACCAGGACCTCGCCCTCTGCGACAACCTGGACGTGGTCGCCAACCTCTTTCTCGGGCGTGAGAGCCTGCTGGACGGTCCTGGAAGAGCGGTGCGCTGGATGGACGAGCCCTCCATGGAGCGGCGTTCGCTGGAGCTCCTGGACTCCCTCTCGGTGACCACCATCCGGAGCGTCCGCACCCCGGTGGCCGCCCTCTCCGGCGGCCAGCGGCAGTCGGTGGCCATAGCCCGCTCGCTGCTCGGCGAGCCGAAGGTCGTGTTGCTGGACGAGCCCACCGCCGCTCTGGGCGTCGCCCAGACCCGGCAGGTCCTCGCCCTCATCCGGCGCCTCCGGGAGCGCGGGCTCGGGGTGGTGGTCATCAGCCACAACCTCGCCGACGTCTTCGAGGTGACCGACCGGATCGTCGTGCTCCGCCTGGGGCGGCGGGTGAGGGACTTCGACGTCCGGGACGCCACCCAGGAGGAGGTGGTCGCCGCCATCACCGGCGCCGAGTTCGGCACCCGAGAGGAGGAGGATGCGGGATGA
- a CDS encoding serine/threonine-protein kinase produces MPEGGRAAGEGPPPMERGAEAAPGHRVISHLHRSNHYDVYDVFSEERACRCVAKVPIPGEEGGRAARRLLREGALLRRLAHPHLVRAYEVIRDPRPAVVLETLTGETLSYIIDTTPRRLSLREVACLGIHLCSALHYLHRHGVLHLDLKPSNIVSERGFAKILDLSIARPPGRARRGAGTLQYMAPEQVRGGGLLSPATDVWGIGAVLFEALTGEMPFNREVEDEEEPDTYEQLERRVEPVRSHRRVPAALARLVERCLEPDPAQRPAVLELMRKLEPFAG; encoded by the coding sequence ATGCCGGAGGGCGGCCGTGCCGCCGGAGAGGGGCCGCCCCCGATGGAGCGGGGAGCCGAGGCGGCCCCCGGACACCGGGTGATCTCCCACCTGCACCGCAGCAACCACTACGACGTCTACGACGTCTTCAGCGAGGAGCGGGCCTGCCGCTGCGTCGCCAAGGTGCCGATCCCCGGAGAGGAAGGGGGGCGGGCCGCCCGGCGCCTGCTGCGGGAGGGGGCTCTCCTGCGCCGCCTCGCCCACCCGCACCTCGTGCGGGCCTACGAGGTGATCCGGGATCCACGCCCGGCGGTCGTTCTGGAGACGCTCACGGGCGAGACCCTCTCCTACATCATAGACACCACGCCACGCCGCCTCTCGTTGCGGGAGGTGGCCTGTCTCGGGATCCACCTGTGCTCCGCCCTCCACTACCTGCACCGCCACGGCGTCCTGCATCTGGACCTCAAGCCCTCCAACATCGTCTCGGAGCGGGGCTTCGCCAAGATCCTCGACCTCAGCATCGCCCGCCCGCCCGGCAGGGCCCGCCGCGGGGCGGGAACCCTCCAGTACATGGCCCCCGAGCAGGTCCGCGGGGGAGGCCTGCTGAGCCCGGCGACCGACGTGTGGGGCATAGGCGCGGTGCTCTTCGAGGCCCTGACCGGGGAGATGCCCTTCAACCGCGAGGTCGAGGACGAAGAGGAGCCTGATACCTACGAGCAGCTCGAGCGCCGGGTAGAGCCCGTCCGCTCCCACCGGCGGGTCCCGGCGGCCCTGGCCCGGCTCGTGGAACGCTGCCTCGAGCCCGACCCCGCACAGAGACCCGCCGTGCTGGAGCTGATGCGAAAGCTCGAGCCCTTCGCCGGCTGA
- a CDS encoding aminomethyltransferase family protein, with protein sequence MATGWSSDGRGSLEEAISRAGSPVALLYNSQAGRRPFPVVPAEFSNWRDEQRAWREGCALLDQSHHMTDLYVEGPDAVELLSSLGVNSFEGFAPDKAKQFVACNPDGYVIGDVILYYLEENRLDLVGRPAVLNWVRYRAEVGGHDVAFEVDENSAVRQGPPKVYRYQVQGPQALSLMQEVVEGELPEVKFFNTADVRIGGCRVRALRHGMAGRPGYELSGPWEEREEVVGRILEVGKNHGLRQVGALAYQTATTESGWIPCPLPAIYTGDEMKPYREWLPANGYEAMASLGGSFYSERIEDYYLTPYELGYGRFVKFDHDFVGREALEEMAEGPHRRKVTLVWEGEDVKEVFASLFEREGLPAKYIDLPSSWYAMHQYDRVLSGDRTVGISTYCGYSHNERSMLSLAVVDEEVAEPGSEVVLLWGEEPNSSKPQVEEHRQVEIRATVQPAPLVEFARTAYRGA encoded by the coding sequence GTGGCTACGGGCTGGAGCAGCGATGGCAGGGGGAGTCTGGAGGAGGCGATCTCGCGGGCGGGGAGTCCGGTGGCGTTGTTGTACAACTCTCAGGCCGGGCGGCGGCCGTTTCCGGTGGTTCCGGCGGAGTTCAGCAACTGGCGGGACGAGCAGCGGGCGTGGCGGGAGGGCTGTGCGCTGCTGGACCAGTCCCACCACATGACCGACCTCTACGTGGAGGGGCCCGATGCGGTGGAGCTGCTCTCTTCTTTGGGGGTCAACAGCTTCGAGGGCTTCGCTCCCGACAAGGCCAAGCAGTTTGTGGCCTGCAACCCCGACGGCTACGTCATAGGCGATGTGATCCTCTACTACCTGGAGGAGAACAGGCTGGATCTCGTGGGGCGTCCGGCGGTGCTCAACTGGGTGCGGTACCGGGCGGAGGTCGGCGGCCACGACGTGGCGTTCGAGGTCGACGAGAACTCGGCGGTGAGGCAGGGGCCGCCGAAGGTCTACCGCTACCAGGTTCAGGGCCCCCAGGCGCTCTCCCTCATGCAGGAGGTGGTGGAGGGGGAGCTGCCGGAGGTCAAGTTCTTCAACACCGCCGACGTGCGCATCGGGGGGTGTAGGGTGCGGGCGCTCAGGCACGGGATGGCCGGCAGGCCCGGCTACGAGCTCTCCGGTCCCTGGGAGGAGCGGGAGGAGGTGGTGGGCAGGATCCTCGAGGTCGGGAAAAACCACGGCCTCAGGCAGGTCGGGGCCCTCGCCTACCAGACGGCGACCACGGAGTCCGGCTGGATCCCCTGCCCGCTGCCCGCCATCTACACCGGGGATGAGATGAAGCCCTACAGGGAGTGGCTCCCCGCAAACGGTTATGAGGCCATGGCTTCCCTCGGCGGGAGCTTCTACTCGGAGAGGATAGAGGACTACTACCTCACCCCCTACGAGCTCGGCTACGGGCGCTTCGTGAAGTTCGACCACGACTTTGTGGGTCGGGAGGCGCTGGAGGAGATGGCCGAGGGGCCGCACCGCAGGAAGGTGACGCTGGTGTGGGAGGGGGAGGACGTAAAGGAGGTCTTCGCCTCCCTCTTCGAGCGGGAGGGGCTCCCCGCCAAGTACATAGACCTCCCCTCTTCCTGGTATGCGATGCACCAGTACGACCGGGTGCTCAGCGGGGATAGGACCGTCGGGATCTCCACCTACTGCGGCTACAGCCACAACGAGCGGTCGATGCTGTCCTTGGCGGTGGTGGACGAGGAGGTCGCCGAGCCCGGCAGCGAGGTGGTGCTCTTGTGGGGCGAGGAGCCCAACAGCTCCAAACCGCAGGTCGAGGAGCACCGGCAGGTGGAGATAAGGGCCACCGTGCAGCCCGCTCCGCTGGTGGAGTTCGCCCGCACCGCCTACCGGGGGGCCTAG
- a CDS encoding NAD(P)/FAD-dependent oxidoreductase codes for MSRIVVVGAGVVGASAAYHLARAGAETVLVEGDLPGQATAAGAGIVCPALRFDAPEAWRALAFPAVGHYPELLDALAADGEGDTGYETVGTLLVAGDDRERAALGEAAQRLEELRRAGVANVGEVRALAAGEPRELFPFLSDDLPGLHLSGAARVDGRRLRDALERAARRRGARVVRGTAALLLVGGRVRGVRTEGEEIPADAVVAAAGAWTEKFCRPAGLRVPVYPQRGQIAHLRVPGADTSRLPIVEGFRRHYMLAFPGERVVAGATREDGAGFDRRVTAGGVHEVLSEALRLAPGLSDATLAEVRVGFRPASPDGLPSLGEALPRLVVATGLGPSGLTIGPYAGRLAAELALGERPALDLEPYAPHRRPSRVPGGGW; via the coding sequence GTGAGCCGGATCGTCGTGGTCGGCGCGGGGGTGGTGGGGGCCAGCGCCGCCTACCACCTGGCCCGCGCCGGGGCCGAGACGGTGCTGGTGGAAGGGGATCTCCCCGGACAGGCCACGGCCGCCGGGGCCGGAATCGTGTGTCCGGCGCTGAGGTTCGACGCCCCGGAGGCCTGGCGGGCGCTGGCCTTCCCGGCGGTCGGCCACTACCCGGAGCTGCTCGACGCCCTGGCCGCCGACGGCGAGGGGGACACGGGCTACGAGACGGTCGGGACCCTGCTGGTCGCCGGGGACGACCGCGAGAGGGCCGCGCTCGGCGAGGCCGCGCAAAGGCTCGAAGAGCTGCGCCGGGCGGGCGTGGCGAACGTCGGGGAGGTGAGGGCGCTCGCTGCCGGGGAGCCCCGCGAGCTCTTTCCCTTTCTGAGCGACGACTTGCCGGGACTGCATCTCTCCGGGGCCGCCCGGGTGGACGGCCGGCGGCTGCGGGACGCGCTGGAGCGGGCCGCCCGCCGCCGTGGCGCCCGCGTCGTGCGCGGCACCGCCGCCCTGCTCCTCGTCGGCGGGCGGGTCCGCGGGGTGCGGACGGAGGGCGAGGAGATCCCCGCCGACGCCGTCGTGGCGGCGGCCGGGGCCTGGACGGAGAAGTTCTGCCGGCCGGCCGGGCTGCGCGTCCCGGTCTACCCGCAGCGCGGCCAGATCGCCCACCTGCGCGTGCCGGGCGCGGACACCTCCCGGCTGCCGATCGTCGAGGGGTTCCGGAGACACTACATGCTCGCCTTCCCGGGGGAGCGGGTGGTGGCCGGGGCCACCCGGGAGGATGGGGCCGGCTTCGACCGGCGGGTGACCGCCGGCGGGGTGCACGAGGTGCTCTCCGAGGCGCTGCGGCTCGCTCCCGGGCTCTCCGACGCCACGCTCGCCGAGGTGCGGGTAGGATTCCGGCCGGCGAGCCCCGACGGCCTGCCCTCCCTGGGGGAGGCTCTCCCAAGGCTCGTGGTCGCGACGGGCCTCGGGCCCTCCGGCCTCACCATCGGACCGTACGCCGGCAGGCTGGCCGCGGAGCTCGCCCTCGGGGAGCGGCCGGCCTTGGACCTCGAGCCCTACGCGCCGCACCGCCGCCCCTCTCGCGTCCCCGGCGGGGGGTGGTAG
- a CDS encoding sugar ABC transporter permease — MTAAGGRKTTTAEAERSRTGLFGRLGPGAYGPLPVLVGLAAIWTIFTVANPRFLSPVNLTNMMLQIAAVGTISVGIVLVLLLGEIDLSVGSVSGFAAGVMAVLSVKAGLPAILAILCGILVGLAIGAFNGFVVTRFGVHSLVVTLAGLLGFQGALLYVLGDTGTINLRDPIITGLAGTFFPPLVGWAAAAAVIAAYAAAVFSGRRRELAAGLERPLAPAVVRVVAVAAAVLAGVAVLNADRGLPLAVVIFLGFVVVFHLITKKTRFGRYLYAIGGNAEAARRAGIKVERVRVAAFTLCSALAAAGGILAASRLLAVNQSSGSGDILLNAIAGPVIAGTSLMGGRGSVWSALLGALVIGSISNGMDLLAFDSSIKFMVTGAVLLVAATIDAVASRRRRAT, encoded by the coding sequence ATGACCGCGGCCGGAGGAAGAAAGACCACTACCGCCGAAGCCGAGAGAAGCAGGACCGGGCTCTTCGGCCGGCTCGGGCCGGGGGCCTACGGTCCGCTCCCGGTGCTCGTCGGGCTTGCCGCCATCTGGACCATCTTCACCGTCGCCAACCCTCGCTTTCTCTCCCCGGTCAACCTGACGAACATGATGCTCCAGATCGCCGCGGTCGGCACCATCTCCGTGGGCATAGTGCTCGTGCTGCTGCTCGGCGAGATAGACCTCTCGGTGGGCTCGGTGAGCGGCTTCGCTGCCGGGGTGATGGCCGTGCTGAGCGTGAAGGCGGGGCTCCCCGCAATACTGGCGATCCTCTGCGGCATCCTGGTGGGGCTCGCGATCGGGGCGTTCAACGGTTTCGTCGTGACCCGTTTCGGGGTGCACTCGCTGGTGGTGACGCTGGCCGGGCTTCTGGGTTTCCAGGGGGCTCTGCTCTACGTGTTGGGCGACACGGGGACCATAAACCTGCGCGACCCGATCATCACCGGGCTCGCCGGGACCTTCTTCCCGCCGCTTGTGGGATGGGCCGCCGCGGCCGCCGTGATAGCCGCCTACGCCGCAGCCGTCTTCTCTGGCCGCAGGAGGGAGCTCGCCGCCGGTCTCGAGCGGCCGCTCGCTCCGGCGGTCGTCCGGGTGGTTGCGGTGGCGGCGGCGGTGCTGGCCGGTGTTGCCGTGCTCAACGCCGACCGGGGGCTTCCACTGGCGGTCGTCATCTTCCTGGGCTTCGTGGTGGTCTTCCACCTGATCACGAAGAAGACCCGCTTCGGGCGCTACCTGTACGCCATCGGGGGCAACGCTGAGGCCGCCCGGCGCGCCGGGATAAAGGTCGAGCGGGTACGGGTGGCCGCCTTCACCCTCTGCTCGGCGCTCGCGGCGGCGGGCGGGATACTGGCCGCCTCGCGGCTTCTGGCCGTCAACCAGTCCTCCGGCAGTGGGGACATCCTCCTCAACGCCATCGCCGGGCCGGTCATCGCCGGGACGAGCCTCATGGGGGGTCGGGGGTCGGTCTGGTCGGCGCTGCTCGGGGCGCTGGTCATAGGTTCGATCTCCAACGGGATGGACCTGCTGGCGTTCGACTCCTCGATAAAGTTTATGGTGACCGGGGCGGTGCTGCTCGTCGCCGCCACGATAGACGCGGTGGCGAGCCGCCGGCGGAGAGCGACGTAG
- a CDS encoding ROK family protein has translation MVRVSGGSRKQVVELLREKGPLTRADLARLSGLSRSMVSTIVGELISEGLAVEGDEASGRRHQVGRPGVLVSLNPEAGVVVGVDVGHRRVLVAVANLSHEVLAEVGRDLPLDHGPSTTLDLVAELVREVLEEAGVRWGSVVGVGVGLPAPFEAGTGRIHPSSLAPSWGEVRPVEELRRRLRLPVYVENDANLAALAELVWGAGRGSRDAACVVVSDGIGAGLIVDGRLYRGAMGTAGEIGHTVMDEYGPICRCGNRGCLEMLAGVPAVLELLRPSRGPDLTVGRMLRLAAEGDAACRRAIEDAGRLIGIAVANLCNLFNPERVIINGELSGAGEVLLGPLRASLGRCALPVAATAEVVPGQLGARATVLGGVALVLRETDSFVAPPRGGKPKGVTERTTKGEANR, from the coding sequence ATGGTGAGGGTTTCGGGCGGCAGCAGGAAGCAGGTGGTGGAGCTTCTGCGGGAGAAGGGGCCTCTGACGCGGGCGGATCTGGCGCGGCTTTCGGGGCTCTCGCGTTCTATGGTGTCCACGATCGTGGGGGAGCTCATCTCCGAGGGGCTTGCGGTCGAGGGAGATGAGGCTTCCGGCAGGCGGCATCAGGTGGGGCGTCCCGGGGTGCTGGTGAGCCTCAACCCGGAGGCCGGGGTGGTGGTGGGGGTGGACGTGGGGCACCGGCGGGTGCTGGTGGCCGTGGCGAACCTCTCGCACGAGGTACTGGCGGAGGTGGGGCGGGATCTGCCGCTCGACCACGGTCCTTCGACGACCCTGGATCTCGTGGCGGAGCTGGTCCGGGAGGTCTTGGAGGAGGCCGGGGTGCGGTGGGGGAGCGTGGTGGGGGTCGGGGTGGGGCTACCCGCGCCCTTCGAGGCGGGGACCGGCAGGATCCACCCTTCCAGCCTCGCCCCGAGCTGGGGAGAGGTGCGCCCGGTGGAGGAGCTCCGGCGGCGCCTGCGGCTCCCGGTGTACGTGGAGAACGACGCCAACCTCGCCGCTCTGGCCGAGCTCGTCTGGGGGGCGGGCAGGGGGAGCAGGGATGCTGCCTGCGTAGTGGTCTCCGACGGCATCGGGGCGGGGCTCATCGTCGACGGGCGTCTCTACAGGGGGGCGATGGGGACGGCCGGCGAGATCGGGCACACCGTCATGGACGAGTACGGGCCCATCTGCCGCTGCGGCAACCGGGGTTGTTTGGAGATGCTCGCCGGGGTGCCGGCCGTGCTCGAGCTCCTGCGCCCCAGCCGCGGCCCGGACCTCACCGTCGGGCGAATGCTGCGGCTCGCCGCGGAGGGGGATGCCGCCTGCCGGCGCGCGATCGAGGACGCCGGCAGGCTCATCGGCATCGCGGTTGCCAACCTGTGCAACCTCTTCAACCCCGAGCGGGTCATCATAAACGGCGAGCTCAGTGGGGCCGGCGAGGTGCTGCTCGGTCCCTTGCGGGCCTCGCTCGGGCGCTGCGCGCTCCCCGTCGCCGCCACCGCCGAGGTTGTCCCTGGGCAGCTCGGGGCGAGGGCCACCGTCCTTGGGGGGGTTGCGCTCGTCCTGCGCGAGACCGACAGCTTCGTGGCCCCGCCGCGCGGCGGGAAGCCGAAAGGAGTTACGGAGAGAACGACGAAAGGAGAGGCGAACAGATGA
- a CDS encoding phosphomannose isomerase type II C-terminal cupin domain — MSKEANNAGQGPPSVKVDKPWGRFEQYTHNLPCTVKIITVAPGGTLSRQYHYKRDELWVVLDPGARVELDDRVLHPEPEEKIFIPRQTVHRLSCEGEKPVRILEISFGEFDEEDIVRLEDVYGRVGP; from the coding sequence ATGAGCAAGGAGGCGAACAACGCGGGGCAGGGGCCGCCCTCGGTAAAGGTAGACAAGCCCTGGGGCAGGTTCGAGCAGTACACCCACAACCTCCCCTGCACGGTAAAGATCATCACGGTGGCTCCGGGAGGGACCCTCTCCCGCCAGTACCACTACAAGCGCGACGAGCTTTGGGTGGTGCTGGATCCCGGAGCGCGGGTAGAGCTGGACGACCGGGTTCTCCACCCGGAGCCGGAGGAGAAGATCTTCATCCCGCGCCAGACGGTCCACCGGCTCTCCTGCGAGGGCGAGAAGCCGGTTCGAATCCTGGAGATATCCTTTGGCGAGTTCGACGAGGAGGACATCGTCCGGCTGGAGGACGTCTACGGCCGGGTTGGTCCGTAG
- a CDS encoding 2Fe-2S iron-sulfur cluster-binding protein, giving the protein MPRLEVEGAGVFDVEEGKRLVLAIEEDAGVDILHRCGSYAKCTTCRVEFLEGEPEKMTKAELEVLKKRNLLGQVRLSCQVLCDHDMKVRVLMTVSSTGLDGPGPKPKPEITPEPEWVEKPGS; this is encoded by the coding sequence ATGCCCAGGCTGGAGGTCGAGGGAGCGGGGGTCTTCGACGTCGAGGAGGGCAAGCGGCTCGTCCTGGCCATAGAGGAGGACGCGGGGGTGGACATCCTGCACCGCTGCGGCTCCTACGCCAAGTGCACGACCTGCCGGGTCGAGTTTCTGGAGGGCGAGCCTGAGAAGATGACCAAAGCCGAGCTCGAGGTCCTGAAGAAGCGCAACCTCCTCGGTCAGGTGCGGCTCTCCTGCCAGGTGCTCTGCGACCACGACATGAAGGTCCGGGTGCTCATGACCGTCTCCTCCACCGGACTCGACGGCCCCGGCCCCAAACCGAAGCCGGAGATCACACCCGAACCCGAGTGGGTCGAAAAACCGGGCTCCTGA
- a CDS encoding EamA family transporter — MVAFAAGPKPGAATPSGRTGGFLILAGAVLWGTTGTAQAFAPAGADPLSVGAVRIVVGGLALLAVAALRGELSGHRWPPLPVAVAACGIACYQPLFFAGVLQTGVALGTIVAIGSAPVAAGILGFVFRGERPGLRWAAATALAVTGCALLVGGGGNVSVEAGGVLLALGAGISYGVYATATKELLERLPYTAVMGVAFGFGALLLSPVLVLSPPDWLAEPRGMVVALELGLVATAAAYLLFARGLSAVPVSTAATLSLAEPLTAGLLGIVVLGERPGAVSLFGAALLLGGLALTAGRREGS; from the coding sequence GTGGTAGCCTTCGCCGCCGGGCCGAAGCCGGGAGCGGCAACGCCCTCCGGAAGAACCGGCGGCTTCCTGATCCTCGCCGGCGCGGTGCTCTGGGGGACTACCGGGACGGCGCAGGCCTTCGCCCCGGCCGGAGCGGACCCGCTCTCCGTGGGGGCCGTCAGGATCGTCGTCGGGGGTCTCGCCCTGCTCGCGGTGGCGGCCCTGCGGGGGGAGCTCTCCGGGCACCGCTGGCCGCCGCTCCCGGTGGCGGTGGCCGCCTGCGGGATAGCCTGCTACCAGCCGCTGTTCTTCGCCGGGGTCCTGCAGACCGGGGTGGCACTGGGAACGATAGTCGCCATAGGCAGCGCGCCGGTGGCGGCGGGGATACTGGGTTTCGTCTTCAGGGGCGAACGTCCGGGGCTCCGGTGGGCCGCGGCCACCGCGCTGGCCGTGACCGGCTGCGCCCTGCTGGTCGGCGGTGGGGGAAACGTGAGCGTGGAGGCCGGAGGCGTGCTGCTCGCGCTCGGAGCAGGCATCTCGTACGGGGTGTACGCCACGGCGACGAAAGAGCTGCTGGAGAGGCTGCCCTACACGGCGGTGATGGGCGTGGCCTTCGGGTTCGGGGCGCTGCTGCTGTCCCCGGTGCTGGTGCTCTCGCCCCCGGACTGGCTGGCTGAGCCCCGCGGGATGGTGGTCGCCCTGGAGCTGGGGCTCGTCGCCACCGCCGCCGCATACCTGCTGTTTGCCCGCGGCCTCTCGGCGGTGCCAGTCTCGACTGCTGCTACGCTGTCCCTGGCCGAACCGCTCACCGCCGGGCTGCTCGGGATCGTCGTCCTCGGCGAGCGGCCGGGCGCGGTCTCGCTCTTCGGAGCCGCGTTGCTGCTGGGTGGGCTGGCCCTCACCGCGGGTCGGAGGGAGGGAAGCTAG
- a CDS encoding sugar ABC transporter substrate-binding protein yields the protein MSRAARILSVALILGLAAALAACGTGGGQGGGEEGGGKIALLLPESKTTRYERHDRPIFTQAVKKLCPDCEILYSNADQDAAKQQQQAEAAITNGAEVLVLDPVDAEAASAIVERAKQSDIPVLSYDRLVQNADLDGYISFDNERVGRLQGQWIVENVPEGGTIVMINGSPTDPNAALFKRGAHSVIDPSGIEIGAEYDTPDWSPDAAQRQMDQAITRLGRDNIDGVYAANDGTAGGAIAAMRAAGFQEIPPTTGQDAELAAVQRILAGTQGMTVYKAIREEATTAAEMAVSLLRTGELPRDLETTGVDNGREEVPSVLLKPVVVTKDNIEETIVADEFWTVDEICTPEFEDACREAGLVE from the coding sequence ATGAGCAGAGCAGCGAGGATCCTGTCCGTGGCGCTGATCCTCGGACTGGCCGCGGCGCTGGCCGCCTGCGGCACCGGCGGCGGTCAGGGCGGCGGGGAAGAGGGAGGAGGCAAGATAGCCCTGCTGCTCCCGGAGTCCAAGACCACGCGCTACGAGCGGCACGACCGGCCCATCTTCACCCAGGCGGTCAAGAAGCTGTGCCCGGACTGCGAGATCCTCTACTCCAACGCCGATCAGGACGCCGCCAAGCAGCAGCAGCAGGCCGAGGCGGCGATCACCAACGGGGCCGAGGTGCTGGTGCTCGACCCCGTCGACGCCGAGGCCGCCTCCGCCATCGTCGAGCGGGCCAAGCAGAGCGACATCCCGGTGCTCAGCTACGACCGGCTCGTCCAGAACGCCGACCTCGACGGCTACATCTCCTTCGACAACGAGCGGGTCGGCCGGCTGCAGGGGCAGTGGATCGTCGAGAACGTCCCCGAGGGGGGCACCATCGTCATGATAAACGGCTCCCCCACCGACCCCAACGCCGCCCTCTTCAAGCGCGGCGCCCACAGCGTCATAGACCCGAGCGGCATCGAGATCGGGGCCGAGTACGACACCCCCGACTGGAGCCCCGACGCCGCCCAGCGTCAGATGGATCAGGCCATAACCCGCCTCGGCCGCGACAACATAGACGGCGTCTACGCGGCCAACGACGGCACCGCGGGCGGTGCCATCGCCGCGATGAGGGCGGCGGGCTTCCAGGAGATCCCGCCCACGACGGGGCAGGACGCCGAGCTGGCCGCCGTGCAGCGCATCCTCGCCGGAACGCAGGGGATGACCGTCTACAAGGCCATCCGCGAGGAGGCCACCACGGCGGCGGAGATGGCCGTCTCGCTCCTGAGAACCGGCGAGCTGCCGCGGGATCTCGAGACCACCGGCGTGGACAACGGCCGGGAAGAGGTGCCTTCGGTCCTCCTGAAGCCCGTCGTTGTGACGAAGGACAACATCGAGGAGACCATCGTCGCGGACGAGTTCTGGACGGTGGATGAGATCTGCACCCCCGAATTCGAGGACGCCTGCCGCGAGGCCGGGCTCGTCGAGTAG